A genomic window from Streptomyces sp. NBC_01429 includes:
- a CDS encoding alpha/beta hydrolase, protein MSTMWQGCLANTDYFEMRSSGGHDYGVWVTTPPDYDPATAQAPVVYVLDGNWTVGMTAPLIVTQLDPLQPIQPYVQVSVGYAGEEADHWERLRNRDLVPAGEPIAKEFIDAVEMAVRAGTKTREQADAYVAELSDSRADVFLNFLTAELHPRIERDYGTAPSGHGLFGYSYGGLFSLYAWLTGGTFFESIGAGSPGVISEDSQVFAHLQAMGDSRPATKLHLTLNDREILGDMAVYQNLAKNAATFFHRLTSPGGSVTSAIMHETHVTGLQASFLSYLRTCRAR, encoded by the coding sequence ATGAGCACCATGTGGCAGGGATGCCTCGCCAACACCGACTACTTCGAGATGCGCTCCAGCGGTGGGCACGACTACGGCGTCTGGGTCACCACGCCGCCGGACTACGACCCCGCCACCGCGCAAGCGCCTGTCGTGTACGTGCTCGACGGCAACTGGACCGTGGGCATGACCGCCCCGCTCATCGTCACCCAACTGGACCCCTTGCAGCCGATTCAGCCCTACGTCCAAGTCAGCGTGGGTTACGCGGGCGAGGAAGCAGACCACTGGGAGCGGTTGCGCAACCGAGACCTCGTGCCCGCCGGCGAACCCATCGCGAAGGAGTTCATCGACGCGGTGGAGATGGCGGTCCGGGCGGGCACGAAGACGCGCGAGCAAGCCGACGCCTACGTAGCCGAATTGAGCGACAGCCGCGCGGATGTGTTCCTGAACTTCCTCACCGCCGAACTGCACCCGCGGATCGAACGCGACTACGGCACAGCCCCGAGTGGTCATGGTCTCTTCGGCTATTCCTACGGCGGACTCTTCAGTCTCTACGCCTGGCTCACCGGCGGCACGTTCTTCGAGAGCATCGGTGCGGGCAGCCCCGGCGTTATCAGTGAAGACAGCCAGGTCTTCGCTCATCTTCAAGCAATGGGTGACAGCCGGCCTGCCACCAAGCTTCACCTGACCCTCAACGACCGCGAAATCCTCGGAGACATGGCGGTCTACCAGAATCTCGCGAAGAACGCGGCCACGTTCTTCCACCGCCTGACCTCACCCGGCGGGTCCGTCACCAGCGCGATCATGCACGAAACGCACGTGACCGGGCTACAGGCATCGTTCCTCAGCTACCTCAGGACCTGCCGGGCCCGGTAA
- a CDS encoding helix-turn-helix domain-containing protein, giving the protein MSDLSDVSDCTGTLTIGELARRTGLSVRTIRFWSDSGVVAPSGRTAGGFRLYDAGAAARVDLVRTLRELGLPLETVRRVLDRQVTVRDVAGAHVRALDAEIRTLMVRRAVLDRVARHGGTTEEMRVMHELARMSVDERQRIIDDFVRESFDGIGPNAPGAQLAQAMRTMPGALPANPTPEQVDAWVELAELVSDEPFRRRVREMALAGARGERQPEGPDPAKVMEHAGRAVHEHIAPESAAGKEILYRIVDPGLTAAEHALLADRLATFTDRRVERYWQLLGALNGWPQAPSGVPAFEWLIAALRAHVPGG; this is encoded by the coding sequence GTGAGCGACTTGAGCGACGTGAGCGACTGCACCGGGACGCTGACCATCGGCGAACTCGCCCGGCGCACCGGGCTCTCCGTGCGCACGATTCGCTTCTGGTCCGACAGCGGCGTCGTGGCGCCGTCCGGCCGCACGGCAGGCGGCTTCCGGCTCTACGACGCCGGTGCCGCCGCCCGCGTCGACCTGGTCCGCACCCTGCGCGAGCTGGGACTGCCCCTGGAAACCGTACGCCGGGTGCTGGACAGACAAGTGACGGTGCGCGACGTGGCCGGGGCGCACGTGCGGGCCCTGGACGCGGAGATCCGCACGCTGATGGTCCGGCGCGCGGTGCTGGACCGGGTCGCACGACATGGCGGTACGACAGAGGAGATGAGAGTGATGCATGAACTGGCCCGGATGTCCGTCGACGAGCGGCAGCGGATCATCGACGACTTTGTCCGCGAGAGCTTCGACGGTATCGGCCCCAACGCCCCTGGCGCCCAACTCGCCCAAGCCATGCGCACCATGCCGGGGGCCCTGCCGGCCAACCCGACTCCCGAGCAGGTGGACGCCTGGGTGGAGCTGGCCGAGCTGGTCAGCGACGAGCCGTTCCGGAGGCGCGTACGCGAAATGGCCCTGGCGGGGGCACGAGGGGAGCGGCAGCCGGAGGGGCCCGATCCTGCGAAGGTCATGGAGCACGCCGGCCGGGCGGTACACGAGCACATCGCCCCCGAATCGGCCGCGGGCAAGGAGATCCTGTACCGGATCGTCGACCCCGGCCTGACGGCGGCCGAACACGCCCTGCTGGCCGATCGGCTGGCCACCTTCACCGACCGCAGGGTGGAGCGGTACTGGCAGTTGCTGGGCGCGCTCAACGGGTGGCCGCAGGCTCCCTCGGGGGTGCCTGCGTTCGAATGGCTGATCGCCGCACTGCGCGCACACGTCCCGGGTGGGTGA
- a CDS encoding DUF1203 domain-containing protein → MTTTMTLPAPAYTPLPIPTAALRELRVTDDAGRPIRPYTAQEDGAQLGSAGSPLRCCLRAIEPGERIALVSYAPLRRWAAAAGAEPGAYDESGPVFIHAEECEGPSAATPGYPFARPGALRTVRRYDAGGHIVGGRLFEIPEGSPGDGTAGFDRVIGEAFAQPDVALVHVRAVEYGCFQFEVRRPAPVTP, encoded by the coding sequence ATGACCACGACCATGACCCTGCCCGCGCCCGCGTACACACCGCTCCCCATCCCCACCGCCGCTCTGAGGGAACTCCGCGTCACCGACGACGCCGGTCGGCCGATCCGCCCGTACACCGCCCAGGAGGACGGCGCCCAACTCGGCAGCGCGGGCAGTCCGTTGCGCTGCTGCCTGCGCGCCATCGAGCCCGGTGAGCGCATCGCGCTCGTCTCGTACGCGCCGCTGAGGCGGTGGGCGGCGGCGGCCGGGGCCGAGCCGGGGGCGTACGACGAGTCGGGGCCGGTGTTCATCCACGCCGAGGAGTGCGAGGGGCCGTCGGCGGCCACCCCCGGCTATCCGTTCGCGCGGCCGGGGGCGCTGCGTACCGTGCGCCGGTACGACGCCGGGGGCCACATCGTCGGGGGACGGCTGTTCGAGATCCCCGAGGGTTCGCCCGGGGACGGTACGGCGGGTTTCGACCGGGTCATCGGCGAGGCGTTCGCGCAGCCGGACGTGGCGCTCGTACATGTACGGGCCGTGGAGTACGGCTGCTTCCAGTTCGAGGTACGCCGCCCGGCCCCCGTCACCCCGTAA
- a CDS encoding TetR/AcrR family transcriptional regulator → MILSTSERKGSARERLLARLLDAFGEALPPSEMSLREVAARIETGHALLRYHFGSLSGVLAAMLKAQRSRDNEALLEAAQQGTFDDFVVAIWRTYTRPEQLSRVRGFFYVAGLAAYGPEDLGEFVESIGDLTVMLASLAEREGLDTKEAWDVATVTTAAMRGLLLQEVLTPGTRSEEAVTLVLRMRQGKSVPRSRPER, encoded by the coding sequence GTGATCCTGTCAACCTCGGAACGCAAGGGCAGCGCGCGCGAGCGACTCCTGGCACGGCTTCTCGACGCCTTCGGCGAGGCCCTTCCCCCGTCGGAGATGTCGCTCCGTGAGGTCGCCGCCCGGATCGAGACCGGCCACGCCCTGCTGCGATACCACTTCGGGTCGCTCTCGGGAGTCCTGGCCGCCATGCTCAAGGCGCAGCGATCCCGTGACAACGAAGCACTTCTGGAGGCAGCCCAGCAGGGCACTTTCGACGACTTCGTCGTGGCGATCTGGCGTACCTACACCCGGCCGGAGCAGCTGTCGCGTGTCCGCGGCTTCTTTTACGTCGCCGGACTGGCCGCGTACGGCCCCGAGGACCTCGGTGAGTTCGTGGAGTCGATCGGCGACCTGACCGTGATGCTGGCCTCACTCGCGGAACGCGAAGGACTCGACACCAAGGAAGCGTGGGATGTGGCCACCGTCACCACTGCCGCGATGCGTGGCCTCCTCCTGCAGGAAGTCCTGACTCCCGGAACTCGCTCGGAGGAAGCGGTCACCTTGGTCCTGCGCATGCGACAGGGCAAGTCCGTTCCGCGATCACGTCCGGAGCGTTGA
- a CDS encoding DUF6400 family protein has protein sequence MNQDKNPDHISFDIDLTFEEARRRTEVVAALGPDWDPVAALRGEDEAYALLYSGLDAEQQRTYDMLVAAGVLPGGERGRAAAH, from the coding sequence ATGAACCAGGACAAAAACCCCGATCACATATCTTTCGACATCGACCTGACCTTCGAAGAGGCCCGCCGAAGGACCGAGGTCGTGGCCGCGCTCGGGCCCGACTGGGACCCGGTGGCGGCGCTCCGGGGCGAGGACGAGGCGTACGCGCTCCTCTATTCGGGCCTGGACGCCGAGCAGCAGCGCACGTACGACATGCTCGTGGCGGCGGGAGTCCTGCCGGGCGGGGAGCGGGGCCGTGCGGCTGCCCATTGA